From the genome of Coleofasciculus sp. FACHB-T130, one region includes:
- the ctpA gene encoding carboxyl-terminal processing protease CtpA, whose translation MHKRVLRVVFVLIIQTIFTLSWWTSPAIALTEEQQLLSEAWRIVNYAYVDDSFNQQNWWMARQKAIKQPLSNREATYTAIQNMLKTLEDPFTRFLKPDQYRSLQVNTSGELQGVGLQIALDAETGELQVVAPIDGSPAAKAGIRARDRILEIDGIQSAQLTLDEAAARMRGAAGTEVRLLMQRETKTPEEITLVRSRIALNPVYAVLDSSSSRLPVGYIRLSQFSANAPTELANAVTKLEKQGAQAYLLDLRNNPGGLLQAGIEIARMWLDEGTIVYTVNRQGILGSFEASAPALTHAPLVVLVNQGSASASEILAGALQDNGRAQLVGARTFGKGLIQSLFDLSDGSGLAVTVAKYETPNHHDINKLGITPDREVPLEPITLDQVGTEADQQYKTALEVLTANAVVADAA comes from the coding sequence ATGCACAAACGAGTGTTAAGGGTTGTATTCGTACTAATCATACAAACTATCTTTACGTTAAGTTGGTGGACTTCGCCAGCGATCGCTTTAACGGAGGAACAGCAGCTTTTATCGGAAGCATGGCGAATTGTCAACTATGCTTACGTGGATGACAGTTTCAATCAACAAAACTGGTGGATGGCTCGTCAGAAGGCGATCAAGCAGCCTCTGTCTAATCGTGAGGCGACTTACACGGCAATTCAAAATATGCTCAAAACTCTGGAAGATCCGTTCACGCGGTTTTTAAAACCCGACCAGTACCGAAGTTTACAGGTGAATACTTCCGGAGAGCTTCAAGGGGTGGGACTGCAAATTGCTCTTGATGCCGAGACGGGCGAGTTGCAAGTGGTGGCACCGATTGACGGTTCGCCTGCTGCGAAGGCGGGAATCCGAGCGCGCGATCGCATCCTGGAAATTGATGGCATCCAGAGTGCCCAACTGACCCTCGATGAAGCCGCCGCAAGGATGCGGGGCGCTGCGGGCACAGAGGTGAGGCTCCTGATGCAACGGGAGACAAAAACGCCTGAAGAAATTACGCTAGTGCGATCGCGAATTGCCCTCAACCCCGTTTATGCAGTCTTAGATTCCAGCAGTTCTCGCCTCCCGGTGGGTTACATTCGCCTGAGTCAGTTTAGTGCCAATGCCCCAACTGAGCTGGCGAATGCCGTCACCAAGTTGGAGAAACAAGGGGCACAAGCTTATCTGCTCGATTTGAGAAATAATCCAGGAGGGCTTTTGCAGGCAGGCATTGAGATTGCGCGGATGTGGTTGGATGAAGGCACGATTGTCTATACGGTCAACCGACAAGGCATTCTGGGCAGTTTTGAGGCGTCTGCACCAGCTCTTACCCACGCTCCTCTCGTTGTTTTAGTGAATCAGGGAAGCGCCAGTGCTAGCGAGATTCTGGCTGGGGCACTTCAAGACAATGGTCGTGCCCAATTGGTAGGCGCTCGAACTTTTGGCAAAGGCCTAATTCAATCTTTGTTTGACCTCTCAGATGGGTCAGGATTGGCGGTGACGGTTGCCAAGTACGAAACGCCAAACCATCACGATATCAACAAGCTTGGCATTACGCCAGATCGGGAAGTGCCTCTGGAGCCAATTACGCTTGACCAGGTGGGTACGGAAGCAGACCAGCAATACAAAACGGCGTTGGAGGTGTTAACCGCTAATGCGGTCGTTGCGGATGCGGCTTGA
- the petB gene encoding cytochrome b6 — MFSKQVTDSKAYNWFEERLEIQALADDVSSKYVPPHVNIFYCLGGITLTCFLIQFATGFAMTFYYKPTVTEAFSSIQYLMTDVNFGWLIRSIHRWSASMMVLMMILHTFRVYLTGGFKKPRELTWVTGVTLAVITVSFGVTGYSLPWDQVGYWAVKIVSGVPAAIPLVGDQIVELMRGSSSVGQATLTRFYSLHTFVLPWLIAVFMLLHFLMIRKQGISGPL, encoded by the coding sequence ATGTTTTCTAAGCAGGTAACTGATTCAAAAGCCTACAACTGGTTTGAGGAGCGTCTGGAGATTCAGGCGCTTGCCGATGACGTCAGCAGCAAGTATGTGCCTCCCCACGTAAATATCTTCTACTGCCTGGGTGGAATTACACTGACTTGCTTTTTGATCCAGTTTGCCACTGGATTCGCCATGACGTTTTACTACAAGCCGACCGTCACCGAGGCTTTTTCCTCCATCCAGTACCTGATGACGGACGTCAACTTCGGTTGGCTGATTCGCTCCATCCACCGCTGGTCTGCCAGCATGATGGTGCTGATGATGATTTTGCACACCTTTCGGGTTTACCTCACCGGCGGTTTCAAAAAGCCCCGCGAGTTGACCTGGGTAACGGGTGTCACTCTGGCTGTGATCACCGTTTCTTTCGGCGTCACCGGCTATTCACTTCCTTGGGATCAGGTTGGTTACTGGGCCGTTAAGATTGTCTCTGGCGTCCCTGCTGCGATTCCCTTGGTCGGCGATCAAATCGTCGAGCTGATGCGCGGGAGTTCCAGCGTTGGACAAGCCACTCTGACACGCTTCTACAGCCTGCATACCTTTGTGCTGCCCTGGCTGATTGCCGTCTTCATGTTGCTACACTTCTTGATGATTCGCAAGCAAGGCATCTCTGGCCCATTGTAA
- the petD gene encoding cytochrome b6-f complex subunit IV: protein MGTQKKPDLTDPQLREKLAKGMGHNYYGEPAWPNDLLYIFPVVIMGTIALCTGLAVLDPAMIGEPANPFATPLEILPEWYFWPVFQILRILPNKLLGIACMAGIPLGLILVPFIENVNKFQNPFRRPVATAVFLFGTFFTLWLGIGATFPIDKSLTLGLF from the coding sequence ATGGGAACCCAAAAAAAGCCGGATCTAACCGATCCGCAGTTACGTGAAAAACTTGCCAAAGGCATGGGTCATAACTACTATGGCGAACCCGCTTGGCCCAACGACCTACTCTACATTTTCCCTGTAGTAATTATGGGGACTATTGCACTGTGTACGGGTCTGGCTGTGCTTGACCCAGCGATGATTGGCGAACCGGCAAACCCCTTTGCCACTCCTCTGGAAATTCTCCCAGAATGGTACTTCTGGCCTGTTTTCCAAATTCTGCGGATTCTACCCAATAAACTGCTGGGTATCGCCTGCATGGCAGGGATTCCTTTGGGCTTGATTCTCGTTCCCTTCATTGAGAACGTCAACAAATTCCAAAATCCCTTCCGTCGCCCAGTCGCCACGGCGGTTTTCCTGTTTGGAACTTTCTTTACCCTCTGGTTGGGTATCGGTGCCACCTTCCCCATTGACAAATCTCTGACATTGGGTCTGTTTTAA
- a CDS encoding GDP-mannose 4,6-dehydratase, translated as MAKTALITGITGQDGYYLSRLLLERGYRVAGLVPLHRQSSLAKLGSLASQIEVCAVDMRDSATLLEVVEQLQPQEIYNLAAPSFVPDSWQDPLGTLDLVTGTATRLLDAVRLAGLNTRFYQASSSEMFGQVDRSPQDENTPFRPMNPYAAAKLHAHWTMVHHRQRYGWFACSGILYNHESSRRPPNFVTRKVSLAAASIKLGLSDRLEMGNLDAKRDWGYAGDHVEAMWRMLQADEPEDYVIGTGQLHSVRELVATAFECVGLDWTRYVVVDPKFLRSDEHFHLVANPEKAKRQLNWEPQVSFEGLLEKMVLKDLERLQSAEVPSIAQMEQNS; from the coding sequence ATGGCCAAGACAGCGCTAATTACAGGAATCACTGGGCAAGACGGCTACTATCTCAGCCGTTTACTTTTGGAACGGGGTTATCGGGTGGCTGGGTTGGTACCGCTGCACCGCCAATCCAGTCTGGCTAAACTGGGTTCCCTCGCCAGCCAGATTGAGGTTTGTGCGGTTGACATGAGGGATAGCGCGACTCTGTTGGAAGTAGTGGAACAACTACAGCCTCAAGAAATTTATAATTTAGCCGCTCCCAGTTTCGTCCCAGATTCGTGGCAAGACCCGCTGGGAACGCTGGACTTGGTAACGGGTACGGCGACCAGGCTGTTAGATGCAGTGCGTCTGGCTGGATTGAACACGCGGTTTTATCAAGCCAGCAGTTCCGAGATGTTTGGGCAGGTGGATCGGTCGCCTCAAGATGAGAATACACCTTTTCGCCCGATGAACCCTTACGCAGCGGCAAAGTTGCACGCTCATTGGACGATGGTACATCACCGACAGCGCTACGGTTGGTTTGCCTGTAGCGGTATTTTATACAACCACGAGTCATCGAGACGACCTCCAAATTTTGTCACGCGGAAGGTGTCTTTAGCGGCAGCATCGATTAAATTGGGGTTAAGCGATCGCCTGGAAATGGGCAACCTGGACGCCAAACGCGACTGGGGTTATGCTGGCGATCATGTGGAAGCAATGTGGCGGATGTTGCAGGCAGATGAACCAGAAGACTACGTGATTGGGACGGGTCAGTTACACAGCGTTCGGGAATTGGTGGCGACTGCTTTTGAGTGTGTGGGGCTAGATTGGACTCGTTATGTCGTTGTCGATCCCAAGTTTCTGCGATCGGATGAACATTTCCATCTGGTGGCAAATCCAGAAAAAGCCAAGCGCCAACTCAACTGGGAACCGCAAGTTAGCTTCGAGGGTCTTTTGGAAAAAATGGTGTTGAAGGACTTGGAACGTTTACAAAGTGCTGAGGTGCCGTCCATCGCCCAGATGGAACAAAACTCCTAA